The following are from one region of the Ischnura elegans chromosome X, ioIscEleg1.1, whole genome shotgun sequence genome:
- the LOC124170622 gene encoding protein gustavus, giving the protein MNMGQKISARLPAVSMNRESPQPYKPVIPRELAQDFERPPRLDILLDMPPASREGQLKHAWNNEDRSLNIFVKEDDKLTLHRHPVAQSTDCIRGKVGLTKGLHVWEVFWSTRQRGTHAVVGVATHDAPLHSVGYQSLVGSSEESWGWDLGRNKLYHDSRNNAGITYPALLKPDETFVVPDKFQVVLDMDEGTLAFVVDGQYLGVAFRDLKGRKLYPIVSAVWGHCEITMKYIGGLDPEPLPLMDLCRRVIRKRLGKESIEERTEKLVLPQAMKMYLLYRDGR; this is encoded by the exons ATGAACATGGGGCAGAAGATATCAG CTCGTCTGCCAGCAGTAAGCATGAACAGGGAAAGCCCTCAACCATATAAACCAGTTATCCCTCGAGAGCTGGCTCAAGACTTTGAAAGACCTCCACGGCTGGACATTTTGCTGGACATGCCGCCTGCCTCCAGGGAGGGACAACTCAAACATGCCTGGAACAATGAGGATCGCTCATTAAACATTTTTGTCAAG GAGGATGACAAACTGACCCTTCATCGGCACCCAGTGGCGCAGAGCACGGACTGCATACGTGGAAAGGTGGGGCTAACCAAAGGACTACATGTTTGGGAGGTGTTCTGGTCTACTCGTCAGCGAGGAACTCATGCAGTGGTGGGCGTTGCTACCCATGATGCTCCCCTTCATTCTGTCGGCTATCAG AGTTTAGTAGGCAGCAGTGAAGAATCATGGGGATGGGATCTTGGCCGCAATAAGTTATATCATGACTCCAGAAACAATGCTGGAATTACATACCCAGCCTTACTTAAGCCCGATGAGACATTTGTCGTCCCGGATAAATTCCAAG tgGTGTTAGACATGGATGAAGGGACGCTAGCTTTTGTGGTTGATGGACAATACCTTGGAGTTGCATTCCGTGACTTAAAAGGCCGAAAACTATATCCTATAGTGAGTGCTGTTTGGGGGCATTGTGAGATCACCATGAAGTACATTGGCGGACTGGATC CTGAGCCATTGCCCCTAATGGATTTGTGCCGCCGTGTGATTCGCAAAAGACTTGGTAAAGAATCTATAGAGGAGAGGACGGAGAAGCTGGTGCTGCCGCAAGCTATGAAAATGTACCTGCTGTATCGAGATGGGCGGTAG